A window of the Synechococcus sp. JA-3-3Ab genome harbors these coding sequences:
- a CDS encoding cytochrome b6-f complex subunit PetN produces MDIITFGWVAVAAFFALSIAFVVWGRNGM; encoded by the coding sequence ATGGACATCATCACCTTTGGCTGGGTTGCCGTTGCGGCTTTCTTCGCCCTTTCCATTGCCTTCGTGGTTTGGGGCCGTAACGGCATGTAG